The nucleotide window CGGGACTGGATGTCGCGCGGCTGCATTCCGGTGATCCGTCGATCTACAGTGCGCTCGCCGAGCAGTGCCGTCATCTGGACGCCCAGGGTGTCGAGTACGAGATCGTGCCCGGCGTACCGGCTTTCGCCGCCGCGGCGGCGGCGCTCGGGCGTGAGCTCACGGTCCCCGGCGTCTCGCAGACCGTCACCCTGACCCGGGTGGCGACGCTGTCGACGGCCATGCCGCCGGGTGAGGATCTGCGCACGCTCTCGGCACCGGGGGCCACGCTGGTGCTGCACCTGGCGGCAGCGCAGATCGAGACCATCGTCGCCGACCTCACCGCGGGTGGCTACACCGCCGACACCCCGTGCGCGGTGGTGGCGTACGCCAGCTGGCCGACCCAGCAGGTGCTGCGCAGCACG belongs to Mycolicibacterium cosmeticum and includes:
- the cobM gene encoding precorrin-4 C(11)-methyltransferase → MTVYFIGAGPGAADLITVRGQRLLQNCPVCLYAGSIMPADLLEYCAPGTRIVDTGPLTLAQIIDELVAADRAGLDVARLHSGDPSIYSALAEQCRHLDAQGVEYEIVPGVPAFAAAAAALGRELTVPGVSQTVTLTRVATLSTAMPPGEDLRTLSAPGATLVLHLAAAQIETIVADLTAGGYTADTPCAVVAYASWPTQQVLRSTLGEIAGQLREAGITKTAVIFVGEVLAAEGFTDSYLYSAGRRRGSRH